The Streptomyces sp. NBC_00162 genome window below encodes:
- a CDS encoding metallophosphoesterase family protein, whose protein sequence is MARTTGGAGQLLAISDLHLNYAENRALVERMTPDSDDDWLLVAGDVAENVDDIRWCLKTFASRFRKVVWVPGNHELWTHPSDTVTLRGVARYDHLVEVCRELGVTTPEDPYPIWEGPGGPVAVAPLFLLYDYSFLPEGCTTKEQGLAYAHETGVVCQDEYVLHPDPYPSREAWCRARVAETERRLAEIPDDLPTVLVNHYPLDRHPTDVLWYPEFAMWCGTRLTADWHRRFRVAAMVYGHLHIPRTTYHEGVRFEEVSVGYPREWRKRPGGSPGKLRRILPMEAGTA, encoded by the coding sequence ATGGCCAGGACCACCGGCGGCGCCGGACAGCTGCTGGCCATCAGCGACCTCCACCTCAACTACGCCGAGAACCGCGCCCTGGTCGAGCGGATGACGCCCGACTCGGACGACGACTGGCTGCTGGTGGCCGGGGACGTGGCGGAGAACGTGGACGACATCCGCTGGTGCCTGAAGACCTTCGCGAGCCGCTTCCGCAAGGTCGTCTGGGTCCCCGGCAACCACGAGCTGTGGACCCACCCGAGCGACACCGTCACCCTGCGCGGTGTCGCCCGCTACGACCACCTGGTCGAGGTGTGCCGCGAACTGGGCGTGACGACGCCCGAGGACCCCTACCCGATCTGGGAGGGTCCGGGCGGCCCCGTGGCCGTGGCGCCGCTGTTCCTGCTGTACGACTACTCCTTCTTGCCGGAGGGCTGCACCACCAAGGAGCAGGGGCTGGCCTACGCGCACGAGACCGGAGTCGTCTGCCAGGACGAGTACGTGCTGCACCCCGACCCCTACCCGAGCCGCGAGGCCTGGTGCCGGGCCAGGGTCGCCGAGACCGAGCGCAGGCTCGCCGAGATCCCCGACGACCTGCCCACCGTCCTCGTCAACCACTACCCGCTCGACCGGCACCCGACGGACGTCCTGTGGTACCCGGAGTTCGCCATGTGGTGCGGGACCCGGCTGACCGCCGACTGGCACCGCAGGTTCCGCGTGGCCGCCATGGTCTACGGCCACCTCCACATTCCGCGGACCACCTACCACGAGGGGGTCCGCTTCGAAGAGGTGTCCGTGGGATATCCCCGCGAGTGGCGCAAGCGTCCGGGCGGTTCACCGGGAAAGCTGCGCCGGATCCTGCCGATGGAGGCCGGGACAGCATGA
- a CDS encoding cation:proton antiporter produces the protein MSSVPVPTIAHHSLLVLLLQLALLLLLALSLGQLAAWFKMPAIVGELFAGVILGPSVLSHVLPDFADWLLPKQPGQMHLLDAVGQLGVLLLVGVTGMELKFDLVKRRGATAVRVSLAGLLLPLGLGVAVGFLLPSSLLPGGTDPTVFALFLGVALCVSAIPVIAKTLIDMNLLHREVGQLTLASGVIDDVIGWFLLSIVSAMATVGLTTGKIAAALLYPTGVVLFAVLVGRPAVRIALRAANRSPEAGPTVAVAALIVLLGSAATHAMGLEAVFGAFVCGVLIATSGELDREKLAPLRTTVLAFLAPVYFATAGIRMDLTALARPAVLAAACAVLAVAVLGKFAGAYIGAKLSGLGRWEALALGAGMNSRGVIEVIVAMVGLRLGILGPETYTIIILVAIVTSLMAPPILRAAMDRIEENAETEMGMGGGKPRDLTPSPPASV, from the coding sequence ATGAGCTCCGTACCCGTACCGACCATCGCCCACCACTCGTTGCTGGTGCTTCTTCTCCAGCTGGCGCTCCTCCTTCTCCTGGCTCTTTCCCTGGGCCAGCTGGCCGCCTGGTTCAAGATGCCCGCGATCGTCGGCGAGCTGTTCGCGGGAGTGATACTCGGTCCCTCGGTGCTCAGCCACGTGCTGCCCGATTTCGCCGACTGGCTGCTGCCGAAGCAGCCCGGCCAGATGCATCTCCTCGATGCGGTGGGGCAGTTGGGCGTGCTGTTGCTGGTCGGTGTCACGGGCATGGAGCTGAAGTTCGATCTCGTCAAACGGCGCGGGGCCACCGCGGTCCGGGTGAGTCTCGCCGGTCTGCTCCTGCCCCTGGGGCTCGGCGTCGCCGTGGGCTTCCTGCTGCCGTCCTCGCTCCTGCCGGGCGGCACCGACCCGACGGTGTTCGCCCTGTTCCTCGGAGTGGCCCTGTGTGTCAGCGCCATCCCGGTGATCGCCAAGACGCTGATAGACATGAACCTCCTCCACCGCGAGGTCGGACAACTGACCCTCGCCTCCGGTGTGATCGACGACGTCATCGGCTGGTTCCTGCTCTCCATCGTCTCGGCGATGGCAACGGTCGGGCTGACCACCGGGAAGATCGCCGCCGCCCTGCTGTACCCCACGGGCGTCGTGCTGTTCGCGGTGCTGGTGGGCCGCCCCGCGGTGAGGATCGCGCTGAGGGCGGCCAACCGGTCCCCGGAGGCGGGCCCGACCGTCGCGGTGGCGGCGCTGATCGTCCTGCTGGGCTCGGCGGCGACCCACGCGATGGGTCTGGAGGCCGTCTTCGGCGCCTTCGTGTGCGGCGTACTGATCGCCACCAGCGGCGAGCTGGACCGGGAGAAGCTGGCCCCGCTGCGCACCACGGTGCTGGCCTTCCTGGCCCCGGTCTACTTCGCCACGGCCGGGATACGGATGGACCTGACCGCGCTGGCCAGGCCCGCCGTTCTGGCGGCGGCGTGCGCGGTGCTCGCCGTGGCCGTCCTCGGCAAGTTCGCGGGTGCCTACATCGGCGCGAAGCTGAGCGGGCTGGGCCGGTGGGAGGCCCTCGCCCTCGGAGCCGGCATGAACTCCCGCGGGGTGATCGAGGTGATCGTGGCGATGGTGGGGCTGCGGCTCGGCATTCTCGGCCCCGAGACGTACACCATCATCATCCTCGTGGCGATCGTGACCTCCCTCATGGCGCCGCCCATTCTCCGCGCGGCCATGGACCGGATCGAGGAGAATGCCGAGACGGAGATGGGCATGGGCGGCGGCAAACCGCGCGACCTGACGCCCTCACCACCCGCCTCGGTCTGA
- a CDS encoding thioesterase II family protein has product MPQAAEQFEKWVRRSHPAPNSRVRLVCLPHAGGSASFYFPLSRALAPAVEVLAIQYPGRQDRRHEPNIASIPDLADQIFAAVRRLDDRPLALFGHSMGAVLAYEVALRIQDAGLPSPVRLFTSGRRAPSCHREERVHMESDDQMVAELRKLSGTSSAMLTDPELLEMIMPAIRSDYRAVETYRYERGRKLDCPVTVLTGDNDPRVSIDEAAAWEEHTTGPTELHVLPGGHFYLVDQNERVVGLLAESLARKSVDAYAGSDLR; this is encoded by the coding sequence GTGCCTCAAGCAGCGGAGCAATTCGAGAAGTGGGTACGCCGATCCCACCCGGCGCCGAACAGCAGGGTCCGCCTCGTGTGCCTGCCGCACGCCGGCGGGTCTGCGAGCTTCTACTTTCCGCTGTCCAGGGCGCTCGCGCCCGCGGTGGAGGTGCTGGCGATCCAGTACCCGGGGCGGCAGGACCGGCGCCACGAGCCGAACATAGCCAGCATCCCCGACCTGGCCGATCAGATATTCGCGGCGGTGCGCCGGCTCGACGACCGGCCCCTGGCGTTGTTCGGACACAGCATGGGCGCCGTTCTCGCGTACGAGGTCGCGCTGCGCATCCAGGACGCCGGCCTCCCCTCGCCGGTACGGCTCTTCACCTCCGGCCGGCGGGCCCCCTCCTGCCATCGCGAGGAGCGGGTCCACATGGAGTCGGACGACCAGATGGTGGCCGAGCTGCGGAAGCTGAGCGGCACCAGCTCGGCCATGCTGACCGACCCCGAGCTGCTGGAAATGATCATGCCGGCCATCCGCAGTGACTACCGTGCCGTCGAGACGTACCGGTACGAACGCGGCCGGAAGCTGGACTGCCCGGTGACGGTGCTCACCGGAGACAATGACCCGCGGGTCTCGATCGACGAAGCGGCAGCCTGGGAGGAGCACACCACCGGGCCGACGGAGCTCCACGTACTGCCGGGAGGCCACTTCTACCTCGTCGATCAGAACGAGCGCGTGGTCGGATTGCTGGCGGAGAGTCTGGCCCGGAAGAGCGTCGATGCGTATGCAGGCAGCGATCTGAGGTGA
- a CDS encoding cytochrome P450 family protein has protein sequence MTATAENPAAPVDLFSPELVADPFAAHARMREQAPVLTGSMMGGTPMWLVTRYDDVRRVLTDPQFLNNPASVRGGSSDSRFTVMKRLNIPSDVVDYLSGKLIEIDGADHRRLRRLISRAFTARRVSGLRPRVEEITATLLDRLAEAGRDGKPVDLMESFCFQLPATVISELVGIDEADRPDWYAWGRVLMAPMEHVERLPTVFRECADHLLDVIARRRAEPRDDLVTALVQAQEDDGDRLSDREMVKLVFTLVLAGYETTMNLIGNSVLALLENPDQLAPLRADPSRWPQAVQELMRLGPTQFGNPRYPAEDVELGGVTIPAGAPVLPLILSANTDPRKFDDPERLDVGRETGTGHLGFGQGAHYCLGAPLALQVAEVALHALFARFPDMSLAAGREEIPWVLRTGFTAVAQLPLRLG, from the coding sequence GTGAGCAGGCGCCGGTGCTGACCGGTTCGATGATGGGCGGGACGCCGATGTGGCTGGTCACCCGCTACGACGACGTGCGCCGCGTCCTCACCGACCCGCAGTTCCTCAACAACCCGGCATCGGTGCGGGGAGGCAGCTCGGACAGCCGGTTCACGGTCATGAAGCGGCTCAACATCCCGTCCGACGTGGTCGACTACCTCTCCGGCAAGCTGATCGAGATCGACGGCGCCGACCACCGCCGGCTGCGGCGCCTGATCTCCCGGGCGTTCACCGCACGGCGGGTGTCCGGGCTGCGCCCGCGGGTCGAGGAGATCACCGCGACGCTGCTCGACCGGCTGGCCGAGGCGGGACGCGACGGCAAGCCGGTCGACCTCATGGAGTCGTTCTGCTTCCAGTTGCCGGCCACCGTGATCAGCGAGCTGGTCGGGATCGACGAGGCCGATCGCCCGGACTGGTACGCGTGGGGGCGCGTCCTGATGGCGCCCATGGAGCACGTCGAGCGCCTCCCGACCGTCTTTCGCGAGTGTGCCGACCACCTGCTGGACGTGATCGCGCGCCGGCGCGCCGAGCCGCGTGACGACCTGGTCACCGCACTCGTACAGGCCCAGGAGGACGACGGCGACCGCCTCTCCGACCGGGAGATGGTCAAACTGGTCTTCACCCTGGTGCTCGCCGGCTACGAGACGACGATGAACCTGATCGGCAACTCGGTGCTCGCCCTGCTCGAGAACCCGGACCAGCTCGCGCCGCTGCGCGCGGACCCGTCCCGGTGGCCGCAGGCGGTACAGGAGCTCATGCGCCTGGGGCCCACCCAGTTCGGCAACCCCCGGTACCCGGCCGAGGACGTCGAGTTGGGCGGGGTGACGATCCCGGCGGGGGCGCCGGTCCTGCCGCTGATCCTTTCCGCGAACACCGACCCGCGCAAGTTCGACGATCCCGAGCGGCTGGACGTCGGCCGGGAGACCGGGACGGGCCACCTCGGGTTCGGGCAGGGGGCCCACTACTGCCTCGGTGCACCGCTGGCCCTCCAGGTGGCGGAGGTGGCACTGCACGCGCTGTTCGCCCGGTTCCCGGACATGTCCCTCGCCGCAGGGCGCGAGGAGATCCCGTGGGTGCTGCGGACCGGTTTCACCGCGGTCGCGCAGCTCCCGCTGCGGCTCGGCTGA